In Edaphobacter aggregans, the sequence TGGAAGGCCGGTGCTACGAGCGCTGATCCAGGCGATCTGCGAGCCGCTGCGCGGATTGTAGACGGGGGAGACATCCGGGCCGTGGAAGCTTGTGATGCGGCGCGAGAGGCCGCCGTTGACGTCGGATATCCAGATTTCGGGGTCGCCAGTGCGCGAGGAGGAGTAGGCGATCTCCTTACCGCTGGGAGACCATGCCGGAGAGAGATTGGTGCCGCCGCCAGCGGAGGGGAAATTGACCGGCCGGCCAAGCAACAGGGAGAACATACGGATCTGGAAGCCGTCTTTGCCGAGCGAGGAGAAGGCGACGCGGGTGTTGTCGGGCGAGACTCGGGGCGAAATGGAGACAGTGCCGAGTTGCGTGATGGGATGCTGGTTGGCTCCGTCGTAGTCCATGGCCCAGATCTCTTTGGTGCCGCCGCCGAGCTTGACGTAGAAGATTTTGGTTTCGGCGATGCCCGGGACGCCGCCGCCAAGACGGAAGATGATCTCGTCGGCGAAGCGATGGGCAATCTGACGGGCGGAGTCTTCGCTGGGGTCTTCGCTGTACTGCTTGGCGAGCACCTGCGGGTACTGGGTGTTCTTCGCATCGAAGAGGTAGCCGTTGACGGTGACTTTGCCGCTCTGAACGCCGAGGGCTCCGAAAGCCACCATCGCGGCGGATGTGGGAGCGTTGGACCACTGCGGCAGGTTGATCTCGTTGGGTGCGCCCGGAGTGGTCTGGGGCTGGAGGCTCTTGGAGACGATGTCGAAGATGCCTGAGTTGGCGAGGTCGCTGTAGAGCGTGGCGTCGAAGGTGCTCTTGAGCGCTGCGGTCTGCGCGTCGGTGAGGGAGGGCTTGAAGTCAGCGACGGCGATGCGGATGTTGGAGGCGCCGCTGGAGGTCTCGGTCTTGAACCAGTCCTGAGCGTGGAGGGCTGAGGTCGAGACGAGCAGAAGAGTCAACGCTGCGAGCCAAAGTTTGAGTTGCCGCGCGGTGTGGGCGAAGGGGAGACGAGTCGAACTGAGCATCATCATCTTCTATGGTAGACGCAAAGTCTGTGAGATGGGCTGTATGATTTGCCGGTTTTGAGTAACCAAGCTAAGCACTTCCGTTATTCGCACATGAATACAGCGTTATTTTGGTTGGTAGTGGAAGGTGTATTCGACGGTGATGTGATCGCCTTGCGGGAGCGGCCCGAAGCCTTCGACTCGCTGCACGGCGCGCATGGCGGAGAGATCGAGTGAGGGTGAGCCGCTGCGCTCTTCGACACGAGCGTTGGAGGGTACGCCATCGCGGTTGATGTCGAAGACGATCGTGGCACTCTTGCCGACGGAGGCGCGAGGGTCGGCTTCTTGCGTATACCAGTTCTGCGCGACCTTTTGATTGACGATGTTGACGTAGTAGGCGAAGCGCGCTCCGAAGGTGCGATCCTGCACGGCTATGCTGGCGGTGCCGTTCTTGAGCTCCATGACTGCCTGCGGGATGCGGACGCCAGCGGTTTCTCCGGTGGCTGCCTTGGTGGGCTGCTCGGGCGCGGGCTGTGGATGCTTCGGCGGCGCGGGAGTTGGCTTTTCGGCTGTCTTGACCGGTTTGGTGATCTTGTCGGGGATGGCGACTGTATTGGGTTCGGGTGGCGGCTCGGTCTTCTCCTTGGCGGTGACTGGCGCGGGACTGGGCGTTTCGGAGGTGAGGACACCGGTGTCGAGTTCGCGTTGCTTCGGAGGAAGAGGTATAGAAGAGACCATCGTGGCCTGAATGGCTCCGGCGGTGACGGCGCTCTCGCCCCAGCTGGTGCCCTTTTTGTGGAAGACGAAGGCCGAGCCGACGACGGCTCCGGCGACTAGGAGGTGCAGGACGATGCTACGGGCAAAGTTGCCGCCGAGGTTGTCGTCGAGGAGGTCCTCGCTGCGCGTGAATTTGACGTGAGTGGCTATGGCTGCCTCCTCACTTCTGCAACGGCTGGGTGACGATGCTGATGTTGGTGATGCCGGCCTGTTTGACGGCATCCATGACCGAGGCGAAGGCCCCGAAGGGAACACGCTCGTCGGCGCGCAGGTAGATGATGCGCTTGGCCGGATCGCCCTTGCCGGTGCTCTTGAGCAGGGCGGGAAGGGCATTGACGTTGACGGGCTTGTCCTGCAGGAAGACGTTCTGCTCCTTATCGATGGTGACGACCATGCGCTCATCGGTGAGCTGATTGACGGTGCGGGTCTTCGGAATCGCAACCTCGACGCCGGATTGGAGCACGGGCGCCGTAAGCATGAAGATGAGCAGAAGCACGAGAACGACGTCGACGAGAGGGGTGATGTTGATCTCGGCGAGCGTGGTCTGGGTGCGTCCCTTGGAGGAGAAGGCCATTGCTAGAAGGCCCTCCGGCGAGGTTCTTCGACTGGCTGAGCATGCTGCAGCGGCTGCGTGGGAGGTGCCACCATGGCGGCGTTCTCGATCGCATTGAGGAGCTCGCGTCCGAAATCGTCCATACGCGCGCCAAACTCGCGCAGGCGGGCGGTGAGCTGGTTGTAGCCGACGACCGCAGGGATGGCGACGACGAGGCCTGCTGCGGTGGTGATGAGAGCTTCAGAGATGCCGGGGGCGACGGCTCGCAGGGTGGCTGCGCCCGCGGTGCCGAGGCCGTGGAAGGCGTCGATGATGCCCATGACCGTGCCGAAGAGGCCGATGAAGGGAGCGATGGCGGCGATGGTCGCGAGCCAGGTCATGTGGCTCTCCATGGCGGTGAGGGCTTCGCTGGATGCGGTCTGCGCGGCACGCTCCAGAGCGACGGGGTTGCGCGGGAGGCCGCGGCCTCCGTTCTGTCGTTGGTACTCGTCGTGGATCTCGTTGAAGACGGCGACGAGGGGGCTTGGCTTGAACTGATCGGCGATGGCGGCGATCTCGCTCAGGCGGCTTGATTTTCGGAATTGGCGGAGGAAGCGCAGACTTTGCGTATGGGCCTTCGAGAAGCTGGACCATTTGGAGAACATGATGGCCCAGGAGAAGACGCTGGCGATCAGCAGAAGAACGAGCACCGTGAAGGCGACGGGGCCGCTGTTGTGAATCATCTCACCGAGAGCGCTCGTGCTGGAGACGGGCGGTGCGGCGGAGGTGTCTTCCTGGAGGAAGTGAAGAGCAAGGGCGAGGTTCCAGACCATAGTTGTTGTATCCACCTTGGTCTAGTGTAAATCGTGATTGCGGTGGAGGCGGGCGGGAGCATCTGCCGAGGTGCGGGATTTGGGCAGATTTGAGATGGTTATGATGCGTTGGTGCGAGGTTTGCTATTCTCGCGGTACGTCGTTGCCTGAGGCCCTGAGATGCTGCTCGAACTACGCGCGGAAAATTATGCGGTAATCGACCGTGCGGTCGCCAATTTTGGATTGGGATTGAACCTGCTGACCGGTGAGACGGGCGCGGGGAAATCGATCCTGATCGATGCGCTTGCGCTGCTGCTTGGCGGCAAGGCTTCGACCGATGTTGTCCGGCATGGAGCCGAGAAGGCTGTGGTGGGATGCGTCTTCGAGTTGACGCCGGGGGCTGAGGCGATCCTTGAGGCCAATGGCATTGATGTGGAGTCGGATCACATCCTCCTGCGGCGCGAGATTCTGGCGAACGGCAAGGGACGGGTCTTCGTGAATAACCAGCCGGCGACCGTGGGAGTGTTACGACAGCTTGCTCCGGAGCTTGCGCTGGTGCACTCGCAGGGAGAGACGATGGGCTCGTTCGACCAGGCGCAGCAGCGGACTCTGCTGGATCGCTTTGGCGGATTGAGCCACGATGCTGTTGCCGATGCCTTTGCAGCGTGGCGAGCCACGAAGGACAAGCTTGAGGAGTTGCAGTCCGCCGAGCAGGATCGTCTGCGGATGGCCGATCTGTGGCGGTTTCAGAACAAGGAGATCGAACAAGCGGCGTTGACTGCGGAGGATGAAAACGTACAGCTCGAGGCGGAGAAGCGTGTACTGGCCAACGCTGAGAAGCTGTACACGGCCGCCATGAGCGCTCATGAGTTGTTGTATGAGTCGGAGAGTTCGGCAGAGACGATCCTGGGCGGGGCGTTGAAGAATCTTGAGGAGCTCGCTCGGTATGATGTGCGGTTTCAGGCTCCGGCACAGCAGTTGGCAGCGGCCAAGGCGATCGTCGAGGATGTGGACGCCGAGGTGCGTGACTTTGCCGACAACATCAATGCGGCTCCCGGGCGGCTGGAGGAGATTGAAGACCGGTTGGCTGCGCTCGATCGATTGAAGCGGAAGTATGGGCAGACTTTGGCTGAGGTGATTGCGTTTGGAGCTGATGCTGCTCGCAAGTTGGCGGAGATCGAGAACCGGGATGCGCTGGTGGTGGAACTTCAGGCAAAAGAGGCCCAGGATGCCGCGGCTTATCGGGTGGCGTCTGCGCAGTTGAGTTCAGGCAGGGCAGAGGCCGCGAAGAAGCTGGAAAAGATGGCAGAGGCACAGATCAATGATCTGGCGATGAGCACTCGGTTTCGGATTCAGATTACCCCGGATCAGACACCGGCTAGCTGGACTGCGCATGGGTGGGATCAGGTGGAGTGCCTGATTGCGACCAATGCTGGGGAGCCGCTGAAGCCGCTCCACGAGATTGCCTCGGGGGGTGAGATGTCCCGCGTGATGCTGGCCCTGAAGGTTACGGTGGAGGAGGCTGCAAGTGGAGCGGGACGTAAGAAGAAGTCGCCGCTGCCTCGTACGCTGGTGTTTGACGAGATCGACATCGGCATCGGCGGGCGGGCTGCGGAGGCTGTTGGGCGAAAGCTGAAGACGCTGTCGCGTGGACAACAGGTGCTGTGCATCACGCATCTGCCGCAGATTGCTGCGTTTGGCGACCAGCACTTCCTGATCGAGAAGACTGAAAAGCGCGGGCGTACCCAGACCGAGGTTCGACGCATGGAAGATACGGAGCGGACGCAGGAGATAGCCCGGATGCTCAGTGGCGCAACGCTGACTGAAACCAGCCTGAAACATGCCGAACATCTGTTAGCAACCAGCCGATAGTGACACATCCCCGACCGACCGACCCGCATCCGACAGTTGCAAATGGAGGTGCCGGGCTATGACAACACCATCAGGTCCCCAGAAATGCGCAAAAGAAGGCTGTAGTTGCATGGCGGAACCGGGTAGCAAATATTGTTCAACGCAGTGCCAGGATGCGAAGAAGTTTATGACGCTGAAGTGTGCTTGCGGCCATCCCGAGTGTTCCCATTGATTCGAATGAATTATTAGCAGGAGCCTTAAAGAATGAGGCTGTTAGCGTGATGTGGGTGGAAATGACCCGGCTCCGTGAGCGCGGCGTGGAGATATCCTCTGTTGTTGCACCACGGTTGGTTCAATTCTGGGCCTCGGCGGCCCCAAACGGGGTATACTTGATAGGTGACCACTACCACCCTTGACCTGGCTGTAACAAACGAAAACGGCAACACGACAAAGACCAAGCGCGTACTTCTCCTTAAGCCCCGTGGCTTTTGTGCGGGTGTTGTGCGGGCTATCGACATTGTCCAGATTGCGCTCGATACTTTCGGCGCGCCGATCTACGTCCGCAAGGAGATTGTTCACAATAGCTACGTGGTGAATGACCTCGCCAAAAAAGGCGCAATCTTCGTTAACGAACTGGACGAAGTGCCTGAAGGCGCACGGGTTATCTATTCGGCCCACGGTGTCTCTCCGGCAGTTCGGGAGCGTGCCAAGGAGCGTGGGTTGAAAGTCATCGATGCGACCTGCCCGCTGGTGACCAAGGTGCATGTTGAGGCGATCAAGTTCGCCAAGCAGGGTTATTCGCTGGTGCTGGTTGGGCATCGCGATCACGAGGAAGTCGAGGGAACCCAGGGTGAAGCCCCGGATGTGACGCAGGTGGTTTCGACCGTCGAAGAGGTTGCGGCTCTGGTTGTTCCCGACCCAAACAAGGTCGCTTATCTCACGCAGACGACGCTTTCGCTGGACGAGGCTCGCTACATGATCGAGGCCTTGAAGAAGAAATTCCCGAACATTATCGGGCCACACGCGCAGGATATCTGCTACGCGACTGAGAACCGTCAGACTGCGGTCAAGAATGTCGCTCATGGAGCCGACCTGGTTCTGGTGGTTGGTTCGCGGAACAGTTCGAACTCCAATCGTCTGGTCGAAGTCTCGAAGAATCTCGATACGAACTCTTACCTGATCGACACAGCCGATGCCATCCAGCCTGATTGGCTCGACGGCGTCGATACGGTCGCTGTGACCGCGGGCGCTTCTGCTCCCGAGGTGCTGGTGAAGGATGTTGTTGAGTACCTGCAGGCGAAGGGCTATGGTTCGGTCGATGAGGTGGAGGTCATGCCGGAGAATGTCCGCTTCGGCCTACCGCCCGAGATCGTCCAAGCTATAGCGTCCGCTCCGCCAGCAGCACGGTAGACGGCCAGAGTTATCCAGAGAGTTTGCCTCAGATGAGTGGTCAATCTTCACGCAATCCGCAGACGGTCACCCAGCCCGCGCAGCCGCGCTTTGGGCGTATGGACCTTGGCCTGGAGCATGTCGCCAACGGCATCGCTCGCGCCAAGGAGTGGCTGCTTGGCCAGCAACATCCTGACGGGTACTGGTGTGGAGAGCTTGAAGCGGACAGCATGCTCGAGTCCGACTACATCTTTATGCACACGCTGCTCGGTACCGGCGACCCGGGCAAAATGGAGCGTGCCATCAACGAGATTCTCCGCCACCAGAATGAAGACGGTGGATGGAGCCTGTATCCGGGTGGACCTTCGAATATTAACTACGGAGTCAAAGCGTATCTGTCACTGAAGCTTATGGGCTGGTCGAAGGACCACCCTGTGCTGGTGAAGGCGCGTGAGTGGGTGTTGGCGCACGGTGGTGTGACCGAGTGCAATACCTTCACTAAGATTTATCTCTGTGCGTTGGGTCAGTATGACTATGACGCTGTGCCGGCTATTCCGCCCGAGATCGTTCTCTTTCCTAACTGGTTCTACTTCAACATCTACGAGATCTCTTCGTGGTCACGCGGCATTTTGGTTCCGTTGTCGATCATCTACGCGAAGAAGCCGTTCAAGAAGCTTGCACCAGAACAGGGCATTGAGGAGTTGTTCGTCGGTGGCCGCGAGAACTCAAACCTGCATCTGCGCTGGGACAAGAAGCGTCCCGTCAGTTGGCGAAATTTCTTCCTCTTTACCGATCGCATGGTTCACTGGTTTGAGCGCGTACACATTCGCCCGCTGCGTAAGGTCGCGATCAAAAAAGCTGAGAAGTGGATGCTCGAGCGATTCGAGAAATCGGATGGTTTGGGTGCGATCTATCCCGCGATGCTGAACTCCATCGTTGCGCTGCGATGCCTCGGGCGTTCTGTAGACGATCCGCAGATGATCCGTGCACTCGACGAATTCGAAAAGTTGGGTATTGATTGCCCCGACGGTACGGAAGACTACCCAACACCCACTTTCCGGATGCAGCCTTGCTTCCCGCCTGTATGGGATACGGCTCAGGCGATGTATGCTCTTGGCGAGGCAGGAGTCCGAAAGGATGATCCGCGCATGCTGAAGGCGGCTGACTGGATTTTGTCCAAGGAAGTACGTCAGAAGGGCGACTGGGCCGAGAAGGTCAAGAACGTCGAACCGGGTGGTTGGTACTTCGAGTTCAACAATGAGTTTTACCCGGATGTTGATGATACCGGGCAAGTTCTGCTGGCGTTGAACTGCGTCGACAATCCTCGCGAGCGCTATCAGTATGACGCTTGTCAGCGTGCGCTGAACTGGATATGGGCGATGCAGTGCAAGAACGGTGGATGGGCTGCTTTCGATAAGGACAACACCAAAAGCATCTTCCAGTACATCCCGTTTGCCGACCACAACGCGATGCTTGATCCACCGACTGTCGACATCACCGGCCGCATGCTGGAGATGTTGGCGCAGTACGGATTTACGAGAAAGGATCCGCGCGTCGAGAAAGCTGTTCAGTTCATCCTGAAGGAACAGGAGCCCGACGGAAGCTGGTTCGGGCGATGGGGCGTCAACTATCTCTACGGCACGTTCCTGGTTCTGCGCGGCCTTGAGGCGATGGGCTTCTGGAACCATGAGCCCGCAGTGCAGCAAGCCGCGGAATGGATTCGCATGGTGCAAAACGCCGATGGCGGATGGGGCGAGACCTGCGGCACGTATGACGACCCCAACCAGCGCGGCATTGGGCCGAGCACGCCATCGCAGACGGCATGGGCGGTTCTTGGGCTGCTGGCTGCGGGTGACACGCGTTCCGATTCTGTTGCGAAGGGCGTTCGTTGGCTAGTGGAGCGCCAGCACAAGGACGGAAGTTGGGATGAACTCGTGCCGGGACGCAACGGCGAGAGCTACTACACGG encodes:
- a CDS encoding PD40 domain-containing protein produces the protein MLSSTRLPFAHTARQLKLWLAALTLLLVSTSALHAQDWFKTETSSGASNIRIAVADFKPSLTDAQTAALKSTFDATLYSDLANSGIFDIVSKSLQPQTTPGAPNEINLPQWSNAPTSAAMVAFGALGVQSGKVTVNGYLFDAKNTQYPQVLAKQYSEDPSEDSARQIAHRFADEIIFRLGGGVPGIAETKIFYVKLGGGTKEIWAMDYDGANQHPITQLGTVSISPRVSPDNTRVAFSSLGKDGFQIRMFSLLLGRPVNFPSAGGGTNLSPAWSPSGKEIAYSSSRTGDPEIWISDVNGGLSRRITSFHGPDVSPVYNPRSGSQIAWISARSTGLPQLYIMDTDGSAVTRMTDGGYASSPSWSPDGHFLTFAWDRKYGPGAPGGRDIYVMEVATKRWIQLTHDIGPCDFPSWSPDGRHIVFANAADGKDAHMKIWTMLADGTQRRALTGPGADMPNWSWK
- a CDS encoding energy transducer TonB yields the protein MPSNRPASPTSASSPSRCRSEEAAIATHVKFTRSEDLLDDNLGGNFARSIVLHLLVAGAVVGSAFVFHKKGTSWGESAVTAGAIQATMVSSIPLPPKQRELDTGVLTSETPSPAPVTAKEKTEPPPEPNTVAIPDKITKPVKTAEKPTPAPPKHPQPAPEQPTKAATGETAGVRIPQAVMELKNGTASIAVQDRTFGARFAYYVNIVNQKVAQNWYTQEADPRASVGKSATIVFDINRDGVPSNARVEERSGSPSLDLSAMRAVQRVEGFGPLPQGDHITVEYTFHYQPK
- a CDS encoding ExbD/TolR family protein, whose product is MAFSSKGRTQTTLAEINITPLVDVVLVLLLIFMLTAPVLQSGVEVAIPKTRTVNQLTDERMVVTIDKEQNVFLQDKPVNVNALPALLKSTGKGDPAKRIIYLRADERVPFGAFASVMDAVKQAGITNISIVTQPLQK
- a CDS encoding MotA/TolQ/ExbB proton channel family protein encodes the protein MVWNLALALHFLQEDTSAAPPVSSTSALGEMIHNSGPVAFTVLVLLLIASVFSWAIMFSKWSSFSKAHTQSLRFLRQFRKSSRLSEIAAIADQFKPSPLVAVFNEIHDEYQRQNGGRGLPRNPVALERAAQTASSEALTAMESHMTWLATIAAIAPFIGLFGTVMGIIDAFHGLGTAGAATLRAVAPGISEALITTAAGLVVAIPAVVGYNQLTARLREFGARMDDFGRELLNAIENAAMVAPPTQPLQHAQPVEEPRRRAF
- the recN gene encoding DNA repair protein RecN, yielding MLLELRAENYAVIDRAVANFGLGLNLLTGETGAGKSILIDALALLLGGKASTDVVRHGAEKAVVGCVFELTPGAEAILEANGIDVESDHILLRREILANGKGRVFVNNQPATVGVLRQLAPELALVHSQGETMGSFDQAQQRTLLDRFGGLSHDAVADAFAAWRATKDKLEELQSAEQDRLRMADLWRFQNKEIEQAALTAEDENVQLEAEKRVLANAEKLYTAAMSAHELLYESESSAETILGGALKNLEELARYDVRFQAPAQQLAAAKAIVEDVDAEVRDFADNINAAPGRLEEIEDRLAALDRLKRKYGQTLAEVIAFGADAARKLAEIENRDALVVELQAKEAQDAAAYRVASAQLSSGRAEAAKKLEKMAEAQINDLAMSTRFRIQITPDQTPASWTAHGWDQVECLIATNAGEPLKPLHEIASGGEMSRVMLALKVTVEEAASGAGRKKKSPLPRTLVFDEIDIGIGGRAAEAVGRKLKTLSRGQQVLCITHLPQIAAFGDQHFLIEKTEKRGRTQTEVRRMEDTERTQEIARMLSGATLTETSLKHAEHLLATSR
- a CDS encoding 4-hydroxy-3-methylbut-2-enyl diphosphate reductase, producing MTTTTLDLAVTNENGNTTKTKRVLLLKPRGFCAGVVRAIDIVQIALDTFGAPIYVRKEIVHNSYVVNDLAKKGAIFVNELDEVPEGARVIYSAHGVSPAVRERAKERGLKVIDATCPLVTKVHVEAIKFAKQGYSLVLVGHRDHEEVEGTQGEAPDVTQVVSTVEEVAALVVPDPNKVAYLTQTTLSLDEARYMIEALKKKFPNIIGPHAQDICYATENRQTAVKNVAHGADLVLVVGSRNSSNSNRLVEVSKNLDTNSYLIDTADAIQPDWLDGVDTVAVTAGASAPEVLVKDVVEYLQAKGYGSVDEVEVMPENVRFGLPPEIVQAIASAPPAAR
- the shc gene encoding squalene--hopene cyclase; the protein is MSGQSSRNPQTVTQPAQPRFGRMDLGLEHVANGIARAKEWLLGQQHPDGYWCGELEADSMLESDYIFMHTLLGTGDPGKMERAINEILRHQNEDGGWSLYPGGPSNINYGVKAYLSLKLMGWSKDHPVLVKAREWVLAHGGVTECNTFTKIYLCALGQYDYDAVPAIPPEIVLFPNWFYFNIYEISSWSRGILVPLSIIYAKKPFKKLAPEQGIEELFVGGRENSNLHLRWDKKRPVSWRNFFLFTDRMVHWFERVHIRPLRKVAIKKAEKWMLERFEKSDGLGAIYPAMLNSIVALRCLGRSVDDPQMIRALDEFEKLGIDCPDGTEDYPTPTFRMQPCFPPVWDTAQAMYALGEAGVRKDDPRMLKAADWILSKEVRQKGDWAEKVKNVEPGGWYFEFNNEFYPDVDDTGQVLLALNCVDNPRERYQYDACQRALNWIWAMQCKNGGWAAFDKDNTKSIFQYIPFADHNAMLDPPTVDITGRMLEMLAQYGFTRKDPRVEKAVQFILKEQEPDGSWFGRWGVNYLYGTFLVLRGLEAMGFWNHEPAVQQAAEWIRMVQNADGGWGETCGTYDDPNQRGIGPSTPSQTAWAVLGLLAAGDTRSDSVAKGVRWLVERQHKDGSWDELVPGRNGESYYTGTGFPRVFYLGYHLYKQYFPLLALTTYERAMGREEAAA